In one Corallococcus sp. EGB genomic region, the following are encoded:
- a CDS encoding EcsC family protein produces MAFYDGVTERLGFMKKLTPAELKKLGSLRLSDLIQAEIGRARVRVAQLEKRYPSATTKELAQRLVDEKKSFAGMVGGVSGVFGLISLPADLTFMAYLQLVLLTDVATLYKANLKTERARGELLDLFGYANGLGPLHRSGPKVLGKLAALLLAKGGMTTLGRAMPLVAAPITAYLNNQHIQMVGEQAVRFYEGFDKAHAKARNARRKAASGE; encoded by the coding sequence ATGGCCTTCTACGACGGCGTGACGGAGCGGCTGGGCTTCATGAAGAAGCTGACCCCCGCGGAGCTGAAGAAGCTGGGGTCGCTGCGCCTGTCGGACCTCATCCAGGCGGAGATCGGCAGGGCGCGCGTGCGCGTGGCGCAGCTGGAGAAGCGCTACCCCTCCGCGACGACCAAGGAGCTGGCGCAGCGGCTGGTGGATGAGAAGAAGAGCTTCGCAGGGATGGTGGGCGGCGTGAGCGGCGTGTTCGGGCTCATCTCGCTGCCGGCGGACCTGACGTTCATGGCGTACCTCCAGCTGGTCCTGCTGACGGACGTGGCCACGCTCTACAAGGCGAACCTCAAGACGGAGCGCGCGCGGGGGGAGCTGCTGGACCTGTTCGGCTACGCCAACGGGCTGGGGCCGCTGCACCGCTCTGGACCGAAGGTGCTGGGGAAGCTGGCGGCGCTGCTGCTCGCCAAGGGCGGCATGACGACGCTGGGGCGCGCGATGCCGCTGGTCGCGGCGCCCATCACGGCGTACCTCAACAACCAGCACATCCAGATGGTGGGTGAGCAGGCCGTGCGCTTCTACGAAGGCTTCGACAAGGCGCATGCGAAGGCACGCAACGCCAGGCGCAAGGCGGCGAGCGGGGAGTAG
- a CDS encoding lipoprotein: MSKPSHVLLAAGAVFMLAGCGTEEAPPPESQAPVTQQSELLAACQDTEELAEVAEHSCTHAEYGPFESVTAAPYGGPSFVDVSVDHTAYNVTLPAISYRKWTLGYAGSVIFTPEESTEYAFLTSGYRAIRIVNAATNEEVGLECRYNIPREVCGSLRTAVTADLEGGVDYRVDFAAIVPQPATFLLVIEETAHDHHEA; this comes from the coding sequence ATGTCGAAGCCGTCCCATGTCCTGCTCGCCGCTGGCGCCGTCTTCATGCTCGCCGGCTGCGGTACCGAAGAAGCGCCCCCGCCGGAGTCCCAGGCCCCCGTCACCCAGCAGTCGGAGCTGCTCGCCGCCTGCCAGGACACGGAGGAGTTGGCGGAGGTCGCCGAGCACTCGTGCACCCACGCCGAATATGGTCCCTTCGAGTCCGTCACCGCCGCGCCCTACGGCGGCCCGTCCTTCGTGGACGTGAGCGTGGACCACACCGCGTACAACGTCACCCTGCCGGCCATCAGCTACCGGAAGTGGACGCTGGGCTACGCGGGCTCCGTCATCTTCACCCCCGAGGAGTCCACCGAGTACGCCTTCCTCACCTCCGGCTACCGCGCCATCCGCATCGTCAACGCGGCCACCAACGAGGAGGTGGGCCTGGAGTGCCGCTACAACATCCCCCGGGAGGTCTGCGGCAGCCTGCGCACCGCCGTCACCGCGGACCTGGAGGGCGGCGTGGACTACCGCGTGGACTTCGCGGCCATCGTCCCCCAGCCCGCCACGTTCCTCCTCGTCATCGAGGAGACCGCGCACGACCACCACGAGGCATAG
- a CDS encoding MarR family winged helix-turn-helix transcriptional regulator, which translates to MTELSADVRVQVARWRNLLVDAARCGAMESPLAVLNHPHWDPRELQALWWLRSESLLPVGVLAMRLGGLAMPRLSRLVDRLENGGLVRRERSVRHDRRRVRVRLTDAGRALADELDAQVQERMAKLLSPLEGEMRSALMDVLEVWMQALTTQARTAEEVAEENADLASAPDDLLTASAA; encoded by the coding sequence ATGACGGAGCTCTCGGCGGACGTGCGCGTGCAGGTGGCGCGGTGGCGGAACCTCCTCGTGGACGCGGCCCGTTGCGGCGCGATGGAGAGCCCCCTGGCGGTCCTGAATCATCCCCACTGGGACCCCCGGGAGCTTCAGGCACTCTGGTGGCTGCGCTCGGAGAGCCTGCTGCCCGTGGGAGTGCTCGCCATGCGCCTGGGGGGACTGGCCATGCCGCGCCTGAGCCGGCTGGTGGACCGGCTGGAGAACGGCGGCCTCGTGCGCCGCGAGCGCTCCGTGCGCCATGACCGCCGCCGCGTGCGCGTGCGCCTCACCGACGCGGGCCGCGCGCTCGCGGACGAGCTCGACGCGCAGGTGCAGGAGCGCATGGCGAAGCTGCTGTCCCCGCTCGAGGGCGAGATGCGCAGCGCGCTGATGGATGTCCTGGAGGTGTGGATGCAGGCACTGACCACCCAGGCCCGCACCGCCGAAGAGGTCGCCGAGGAGAACGCCGATCTGGCCAGCGCCCCTGACGACCTTCTAACGGCTTCGGCCGCCTGA
- a CDS encoding carboxypeptidase regulatory-like domain-containing protein, translated as MRRKQVLGGLVVMVLLCVGAWMLLRPEPTPPVPSSPPVSARVEDAGGPEVAPAVEPVAAADAGLWLTATLEGAQPFEGEARVGAAFISDADRGWWEEEGRLRFARTGPRRIEDLANVREWVEAPVSASAQGGVLGPVEVPSAPRYEVMAFAPDGTVWWAEQVPASPPTTGVVDLGVVKARPPTGVRVRLEGARDVPGTFSVRMQRGVDPRNVDAVGRLLPVLTLAAPELMHAFENDTPVPLAKDGETRLAPLPPDRSLRLLLRTPSGKQSEPVEVPLREGSVAEVTLDVARLFPNGVGGTVTLRGRVLLGDGTRPLGTAMFRRGDGEELPLAPDGRFTIPDVATWTESRFTVRREVAEEEGRPLGPLWWDFVFTPTAESRGTVDVVWRMPVYRWLVLRMDGFTRAQLKGRSEPPYPVFLLERLDAQGAWSLVPTREFRPEGDNLAVSLVEPGTYRVRVASSPYASRVSGTARVGEDFVDAEVRLPAEDTSPSTCELRITHQGQAVAGAVVIAGGGSPSLPPVRAETDSAGRWRMGGVTSDVLPLRVLGAGNEWEGDGAEACRRSGVIEVRL; from the coding sequence ATGCGCCGCAAGCAGGTCCTGGGCGGGCTGGTGGTGATGGTGCTCCTGTGCGTGGGCGCGTGGATGCTGCTGCGTCCCGAGCCCACGCCGCCGGTGCCGTCATCACCTCCCGTTTCCGCGCGGGTCGAGGACGCGGGAGGGCCGGAGGTGGCTCCCGCGGTGGAGCCCGTGGCGGCCGCGGACGCGGGCCTGTGGCTGACGGCGACGTTGGAGGGAGCGCAGCCGTTCGAGGGTGAGGCGCGCGTGGGCGCGGCGTTCATCTCCGACGCGGATCGCGGCTGGTGGGAAGAGGAGGGGCGCCTGCGCTTCGCGCGCACGGGGCCCAGGCGCATCGAGGACCTGGCCAACGTGCGCGAGTGGGTGGAGGCACCCGTCAGTGCTTCCGCGCAGGGGGGCGTGCTGGGGCCGGTGGAAGTGCCTTCGGCGCCGCGCTACGAGGTGATGGCCTTCGCGCCAGACGGGACGGTCTGGTGGGCGGAACAGGTGCCCGCGAGCCCTCCCACAACGGGCGTCGTGGACCTGGGCGTGGTGAAGGCACGTCCTCCCACGGGCGTGCGTGTGCGGCTGGAGGGGGCGCGAGACGTTCCGGGGACGTTCTCCGTGCGGATGCAGCGCGGCGTGGATCCGCGGAACGTGGATGCGGTTGGCCGGCTGCTGCCGGTCCTGACACTGGCGGCGCCCGAGTTGATGCACGCCTTCGAGAACGACACGCCCGTGCCCCTGGCAAAGGATGGAGAGACCCGGCTGGCGCCCCTGCCGCCGGATCGGTCGCTGCGGCTGTTGCTGCGTACGCCTTCGGGGAAGCAGAGCGAGCCGGTGGAGGTCCCACTGCGCGAGGGCTCCGTGGCGGAGGTGACGCTGGACGTGGCGAGGTTGTTCCCCAACGGCGTGGGGGGCACCGTCACGCTGCGAGGGCGGGTGCTGCTGGGCGATGGGACGCGCCCCCTGGGGACGGCGATGTTCCGGCGGGGGGACGGCGAGGAGCTGCCCCTTGCGCCGGACGGCCGCTTCACGATTCCGGACGTAGCGACGTGGACGGAAAGCCGTTTCACGGTGCGGCGGGAGGTGGCGGAGGAGGAGGGGCGGCCCCTGGGGCCGCTGTGGTGGGACTTCGTCTTCACGCCGACGGCGGAGTCGCGAGGCACGGTGGACGTGGTGTGGCGCATGCCGGTGTACCGGTGGCTGGTGCTCCGGATGGATGGCTTCACGCGGGCGCAGTTGAAGGGGCGCTCGGAGCCGCCCTATCCGGTGTTCCTGCTGGAGCGCCTCGACGCGCAGGGCGCCTGGAGCCTCGTGCCCACTCGGGAGTTCCGTCCGGAGGGAGACAACCTGGCGGTGTCCCTGGTCGAGCCCGGGACGTATCGGGTGCGGGTGGCGTCGTCGCCGTATGCATCGCGCGTCAGCGGCACCGCGCGGGTGGGCGAGGACTTCGTGGACGCGGAGGTGCGGCTGCCGGCGGAGGACACGTCCCCCTCCACCTGTGAGCTTCGGATCACCCACCAGGGACAGGCGGTGGCTGGCGCAGTGGTCATCGCGGGTGGAGGGAGTCCGTCGTTGCCGCCCGTGCGTGCGGAGACGGACAGCGCGGGGCGTTGGCGGATGGGCGGAGTGACTTCCGACGTTCTGCCGCTGCGCGTTCTGGGCGCGGGGAACGAATGGGAGGGCGACGGCGCGGAGGCGTGCCGCCGCTCGGGCGTCATCGAGGTGCGGCTGTAG
- a CDS encoding endonuclease/exonuclease/phosphatase family protein translates to MSGSSLLSRVLVLTVLVLPALAQAGSYLRVVSWNLRHEGWAAEQTYLDDAKQLWNQFGSNSTSNNGCDLVFLQEVMASSAATAIADNLTQVSGVTWKAVVTPLLGRSSYKESYAVLYRPDTVALLSSTVWPDTEDLFEREPQVVKVRHVTTGEDYTFINWHTVWGTAADRTAEAQAIDEVFAAVQDESGTDQDVILVGDHNMACTHASWSQLKGLSPAVSCKLNVATTMNTSGGFANAYDHFWMQDAYVTEFSSTGRDYIADPVDYVTRLSDHAPVWLSLYSNSDTD, encoded by the coding sequence ATGAGTGGGTCGTCCTTGTTGTCGCGCGTCCTGGTGTTGACCGTGCTGGTGCTCCCCGCGTTGGCGCAGGCGGGCTCCTACCTTCGGGTGGTGAGCTGGAACCTCCGCCACGAGGGCTGGGCGGCGGAGCAGACGTACCTGGATGACGCGAAGCAGCTGTGGAACCAGTTCGGTTCGAACAGCACGTCGAACAACGGCTGTGACCTGGTGTTCCTCCAGGAGGTGATGGCGTCGTCCGCGGCGACGGCCATCGCGGACAACCTGACGCAGGTGTCCGGGGTGACGTGGAAGGCGGTGGTGACGCCGCTGCTGGGCCGGTCGTCCTACAAGGAGTCCTACGCGGTGCTGTACCGGCCAGACACGGTGGCGCTCCTGTCCTCCACGGTGTGGCCGGACACGGAGGACCTGTTCGAGCGTGAGCCGCAGGTGGTGAAGGTGCGCCACGTGACGACGGGCGAGGACTACACCTTCATCAACTGGCACACGGTGTGGGGGACGGCGGCGGACCGCACGGCGGAGGCGCAGGCCATTGACGAGGTGTTCGCGGCCGTGCAGGACGAGAGCGGCACGGACCAGGACGTCATCCTCGTGGGCGACCACAACATGGCCTGTACCCACGCGTCCTGGAGCCAGCTGAAGGGCCTGTCCCCCGCGGTGTCGTGCAAGCTGAACGTGGCCACCACGATGAACACGTCCGGAGGCTTCGCCAACGCGTACGACCACTTCTGGATGCAGGACGCCTACGTGACGGAGTTCTCCAGCACCGGCCGTGACTACATCGCGGATCCGGTGGACTACGTCACCCGGCTGTCGGACCACGCGCCGGTGTGGCTGTCCCTGTACTCCAACAGCGACACGGACTGA